A part of Streptomyces sp. NBC_01235 genomic DNA contains:
- a CDS encoding MarR family winged helix-turn-helix transcriptional regulator, translated as MEAAGLVTRAESPEDRRGKLVRLTPLGEETAVRASVVHLENIKRYFVQPLPAVDRERFAESLRILSHTARDVLPRLP; from the coding sequence ATGGAGGCGGCGGGTCTCGTGACGCGCGCGGAATCCCCCGAGGACCGACGCGGGAAGCTGGTGCGGCTGACCCCGCTGGGCGAGGAGACGGCCGTACGCGCGTCTGTGGTGCACCTGGAGAACATCAAGCGGTATTTCGTGCAGCCCCTCCCCGCGGTGGATCGCGAGCGCTTCGCGGAAAGTCTCCGGATCCTCAGTCACACGGCTCGGGACGTGCTGCCCCGGCTGCCCTGA
- a CDS encoding glycoside hydrolase family 2 protein, translated as MTGSPTRRHVLSGAAAGVLASLAGIPLAGTASAATYTAPNPRVWVHINDGWRFIRQDVAGAQAPGFDDSAWASVTTPHTWNAVDGADGGNNYYRGVGWYRRHYTASSELAGKRLYLQFAGVNQVADVWVNGMYLGQHKGGYARFRFDVTGVLVPGGNNVIAVKVTNAYDTGIAPVSADYSFEGGIYRNVSLWAIDNLHVRMTDYAGPGVYLRQSNVTTASASVTVTTKLWNDNSATRSVVVRTVIADSSGNVVADTSTTARSLAAATGADISQTVTVNSPRLWNGLADPYLYNASVEIHDVTAGADRVTDVVTERLGLRSVAIDAGTGFRLNGSHLGLHGVNLHQERAVKGWAITDADHTQDFDLIQEVGANTIRMAHYQHDQKDYSLADERGLIVWAEIPVVNSVTDSTAFTAGTQNQMRELIRQNYNHPSIVFWGIGNEQTDYNGTATNTLLQSLADIVASEDPDRLSTYAVRGEDPDDAQSGLHTQTTGFNKYLGWYYGSKDGELGAWADNLHTTSPSRRIAVSEYGAGANTTQHALNPPKPSPGGSWHPEEYQSLFHEAAWKQLAARPYIWGSFVWAMFDFASDGRNEGSRPGINDKGLVTHDRQIRKDAFYWYKANWASTPTLYITSRRWTQRTDATTELKVYSNASQVTATLNGTSLGTLSGSDHIFRWANITLKPGQNTVAVTATINGSTYTDSIDWTLG; from the coding sequence ATGACAGGTTCCCCTACTCGCCGGCACGTGCTGAGCGGGGCAGCTGCAGGAGTGCTGGCCTCGTTGGCGGGGATTCCGCTTGCCGGTACCGCGTCCGCTGCGACCTACACGGCGCCGAATCCGCGTGTGTGGGTACACATCAATGATGGGTGGCGATTCATCAGGCAAGACGTCGCAGGTGCGCAAGCGCCCGGGTTCGATGACTCCGCATGGGCTTCGGTCACCACGCCCCACACCTGGAACGCCGTCGACGGTGCCGACGGCGGCAACAACTACTACCGCGGAGTGGGCTGGTATCGCCGCCATTACACAGCGTCTTCCGAACTCGCCGGGAAAAGGCTGTACTTGCAGTTCGCCGGGGTCAACCAGGTCGCCGACGTCTGGGTCAACGGCATGTATCTCGGGCAGCACAAAGGCGGATACGCCCGGTTCAGGTTCGACGTCACCGGCGTGCTCGTCCCCGGCGGGAACAACGTGATCGCCGTGAAGGTGACCAACGCCTACGACACCGGCATCGCGCCGGTGAGCGCGGACTACTCCTTCGAGGGCGGCATCTACCGCAACGTGAGCCTGTGGGCCATCGACAACCTTCACGTGCGGATGACGGACTACGCGGGTCCCGGCGTCTACCTACGGCAGAGCAATGTGACCACGGCGTCGGCCTCGGTGACCGTGACGACGAAGCTGTGGAACGACAACAGCGCCACCAGATCGGTGGTGGTCCGCACCGTCATCGCCGACAGCAGCGGGAACGTCGTCGCGGACACCAGCACCACTGCGCGCTCCCTTGCCGCGGCCACCGGCGCGGACATCAGTCAGACCGTCACTGTCAACAGCCCACGCCTGTGGAACGGTCTGGCGGATCCGTACCTCTACAACGCCAGCGTCGAGATCCACGACGTCACCGCGGGCGCGGACAGGGTCACTGATGTGGTGACCGAACGCCTGGGCCTTCGCTCCGTCGCGATCGATGCCGGCACCGGCTTCCGGCTCAATGGCAGCCACCTCGGCCTGCACGGCGTCAACCTGCACCAGGAGCGGGCCGTCAAGGGCTGGGCGATAACCGACGCCGACCACACCCAGGACTTCGACCTCATCCAGGAAGTCGGCGCCAACACCATCCGGATGGCCCATTACCAGCACGACCAGAAGGACTACAGCCTCGCTGACGAACGCGGGCTGATCGTGTGGGCGGAGATCCCCGTGGTCAACTCTGTCACCGACTCGACCGCCTTCACCGCCGGCACTCAGAATCAGATGCGTGAGCTGATCCGGCAGAACTACAACCACCCGTCGATCGTCTTCTGGGGCATCGGCAACGAGCAGACCGACTACAACGGCACCGCCACGAACACGCTGCTCCAGTCACTGGCCGACATCGTCGCGTCCGAGGACCCCGACCGGCTCTCCACCTACGCCGTGCGCGGCGAAGACCCCGACGACGCGCAGTCAGGGCTGCACACGCAGACAACGGGCTTCAACAAGTACCTCGGCTGGTACTACGGCTCCAAGGACGGTGAGCTGGGTGCATGGGCCGACAACCTGCACACCACCTCCCCGTCCCGCAGGATCGCCGTGTCGGAGTACGGCGCCGGCGCCAACACCACCCAGCACGCCCTCAACCCGCCGAAGCCCTCACCGGGTGGCTCGTGGCACCCCGAGGAGTACCAGTCGCTGTTCCACGAAGCGGCCTGGAAGCAGCTCGCCGCCCGTCCGTACATCTGGGGCTCGTTCGTCTGGGCCATGTTCGACTTCGCCTCCGACGGCCGTAACGAAGGAAGCCGGCCCGGCATCAACGACAAGGGCCTGGTCACCCACGACCGGCAGATCCGCAAGGACGCCTTTTACTGGTACAAGGCCAACTGGGCGAGCACTCCGACTCTTTACATCACCAGCCGACGCTGGACCCAGCGCACCGACGCCACCACCGAACTGAAGGTCTACTCCAACGCAAGTCAGGTCACCGCCACTCTCAACGGCACCTCCCTGGGGACCCTGAGCGGTAGCGACCACATCTTCAGGTGGGCCAACATCACACTGAAGCCGGGGCAGAACACCGTGGCAGTGACCGCGACCATCAACGGCTCCACGTATACCGACAGCATCGACTGGACTCTCGGCTGA
- a CDS encoding RICIN domain-containing protein → MSPAQTGARPGAAPRSRPLFLLTLLFALLSAVATLVLPAAGRADALARPSQTMYTPPSDAPSPGSLYPRAMRMRYNGSANGTMLATFEQYTTGTPVFPIYRSTDNGNAWTKISEVADTQNGWGMRWEPELFELPTAMGDFPAGTILAAGASVPADRSAIKIDVYASTDRGQTWTFVSNIATGGAAFDTNGNTPVWEPFFLVSGGKLIVYYSDQRDPAHGQKVVHQVSTDVRTWGPVVDDVAMPTYSQRPGMPTVAKLPNGNYVMTYEYGGSPAGNFAVYYKISADPEAFNSVTGIPLRSTDGVVPTSTPYITWLPTGGPNGTLVVSTYSTGDLFLNTANGAADTWTRINSTVAGGYSRGMLPLADGHSLLVLSGGSGGSNLHNPVTYGTIDLGGGISDGATYTVSNANSGLKLAIAGGSTTNGAYATQQNTDNATDQQWRLVAQPSGFFKIFNIASGKVLGVENQSTANGAKILQWDDNGTLDHEWAVAPHPAGGYTLTNRVTGKYLEIPNASTTTGTTADQWSDTGCACQRWNFTQTALPPLGTGQYILVNKNSGKYLDIPQGSTATNTAAQQWQNSACFCQMYTFQSAGGGAWTIKNANSNLNLDIRSGSTAAGAVVVQNTPSAANSQKWTLADAGNGYYELKNVNSGLNAGVAQSSTSNGAPVVQWTDLNVDDQLWKIVRIN, encoded by the coding sequence ATGTCCCCTGCGCAGACAGGCGCCAGACCCGGCGCCGCTCCGCGTTCCCGTCCCCTCTTCCTGCTGACGTTGTTGTTCGCCCTGCTGTCCGCGGTGGCGACGCTGGTTCTGCCCGCCGCGGGCCGCGCGGACGCTCTGGCCCGGCCGTCGCAGACGATGTACACGCCGCCGTCGGATGCGCCCTCGCCCGGGTCGCTCTACCCGCGGGCGATGCGCATGCGGTACAACGGCTCGGCCAACGGCACGATGCTGGCGACGTTCGAGCAGTACACCACTGGCACACCTGTCTTCCCGATCTACCGCAGCACCGACAACGGCAACGCTTGGACGAAGATCTCCGAGGTCGCCGACACGCAGAACGGCTGGGGCATGCGCTGGGAGCCCGAGCTCTTCGAACTTCCCACAGCGATGGGCGACTTCCCGGCAGGCACCATTCTCGCCGCCGGAGCCTCCGTCCCCGCCGACCGCTCGGCCATCAAGATCGATGTCTATGCCAGCACCGACCGAGGGCAGACCTGGACCTTCGTCAGCAACATCGCCACGGGCGGCGCGGCCTTCGACACGAACGGCAACACTCCCGTATGGGAGCCTTTCTTCCTCGTCTCCGGCGGCAAGCTGATCGTCTACTACTCCGACCAGCGCGACCCCGCCCACGGCCAGAAGGTCGTGCACCAGGTCTCCACGGACGTCCGCACCTGGGGCCCGGTCGTGGACGACGTGGCGATGCCCACCTACAGCCAGCGCCCGGGCATGCCCACCGTCGCCAAGCTGCCCAACGGCAACTACGTCATGACGTACGAGTACGGCGGTTCCCCCGCGGGCAACTTCGCCGTCTACTACAAGATCTCCGCTGACCCGGAGGCGTTCAACTCCGTCACAGGCATACCCCTGCGTTCGACGGACGGCGTGGTCCCGACCAGCACCCCGTACATCACATGGCTGCCCACCGGCGGCCCGAACGGCACCCTCGTCGTCAGCACCTACAGCACGGGCGACCTGTTCCTCAACACGGCCAACGGCGCCGCGGACACCTGGACGCGCATCAACTCCACTGTCGCCGGCGGCTACAGCCGCGGCATGCTGCCCCTGGCCGACGGCCACAGCCTGCTGGTGCTCAGTGGAGGGAGCGGTGGCAGCAACCTCCATAACCCTGTCACGTACGGCACCATCGATCTGGGTGGCGGTATCTCGGACGGCGCCACCTACACGGTGTCCAACGCGAACAGTGGCCTGAAGCTCGCCATCGCGGGCGGCTCCACCACCAACGGCGCCTACGCCACCCAGCAGAACACCGACAACGCCACCGACCAGCAGTGGCGCCTCGTAGCGCAGCCCTCCGGCTTCTTCAAGATCTTCAACATCGCCAGCGGCAAGGTCCTGGGCGTGGAGAACCAGTCCACCGCCAACGGCGCCAAGATCCTTCAGTGGGACGACAACGGCACCCTCGACCACGAATGGGCCGTCGCCCCCCACCCCGCCGGCGGCTACACGCTCACCAACCGCGTCACCGGCAAGTACCTCGAGATCCCCAACGCCTCCACCACCACCGGCACCACCGCCGACCAGTGGAGCGACACCGGCTGCGCCTGCCAGCGCTGGAACTTCACCCAGACCGCCCTGCCGCCGCTGGGCACCGGACAGTACATTCTCGTCAACAAGAACAGCGGCAAGTACCTCGACATCCCCCAGGGCTCGACGGCCACCAACACCGCCGCCCAGCAGTGGCAGAACTCCGCCTGCTTCTGCCAGATGTACACCTTCCAGTCCGCCGGCGGCGGGGCCTGGACCATCAAGAACGCCAACAGCAACCTCAACCTCGACATCCGTAGCGGCTCCACCGCCGCGGGAGCCGTCGTCGTCCAGAACACGCCCTCCGCCGCCAACTCACAGAAGTGGACGCTCGCCGACGCGGGCAACGGCTACTACGAACTCAAGAACGTCAACAGCGGCCTCAACGCCGGCGTCGCCCAGTCCTCCACCAGCAACGGCGCTCCCGTCGTCCAGTGGACGGACCTGAACGTCGACGACCAGCTCTGGAAGATCGTCCGAATCAACTGA